From the Brassica napus cultivar Da-Ae chromosome A8, Da-Ae, whole genome shotgun sequence genome, one window contains:
- the LOC106395180 gene encoding U-box domain-containing protein 35, whose translation MFFFFNQIRATELLLHDIDIANAIVDYINKNSISNIVIGASARNTFLKKFKSVDVPTTLLKTTPDTCSVYIVSKDKLLTSRQASRPQTPQHNPQPSKQQSLLSILSDPGPTSFTSTESGRSSSALPPTRHYKPCLNMSSPGELSNELSSNRHSVESNSSFYSILGRSTYGGSSHSSTSLYDITDGDEEGLSGGNITEQENQNLELEVRRLRLELQHFNATMGRDTAPHHQAAHESEKLEETKVAREMLRELSEMDKQKTQSAIHANEAAHRLAEIEKQKRRLVEMQAKFNEQNMSNTVSYRRYSIKDVEDATDGFSDALKIGEGGYGPVFKAVLENTSVAIKILKSDVSQGLKQFQQEVEVLSCMRHPNMVILLGACPEYGCLVYEYMENGTLEDRLFCKDNTPPLSWRARFRIAAEIATGLLFLHQAKPEPLVHRDLKPANILLDGHMISKISDVGLARLVPPAVADSFTHYHMTAAAGTFCYIDPEYQQTGMLGVKSDLYSFGVVLLQILTAMPAMGLSHRVEQGIEKNRLREVLDPRISDWPEEETLVLAQLALQCCELRKKDRPDLATVLLPALSKLREFATGDHEVHSSGRTSSVSRAHNSVPRSPISSSSQTEDAY comes from the exons atgttttttttttttaatcagattaGAGCAACGGAGCTGCTTCTTCACGATATTGACATCGCAAATGCAATTGTTGACTACATCAACAAAAACTCCATTTCAAACATAGTCATTGGAGCCTCTGCACGAAACACCTTCCTCAA GAAGTTTAAGAGCGTAGATGTGCCAACGACTCTACTTAAAACAACTCCAGATACATGTTCTGTCTACATCGTGTCTAAAGACAAACTCTTAACAAGCAGACAAGCGAGTAGGCCTCAGACGCCTCAACACAATCCCCAGCCTTCAAAACAACAATCATTACTCTCTATCTTGTCTGATCCTGGCCCTACAAGCTTCACTTCCACTGAATCTGGAAG GTCATCTTCTGCATTACCACCTACACGTCATTACAAGCCTTGTCTTAATATGAGTTCTCCAGGAGAGTTAAGCAATGAGTTGTCTTCCAACCGTCACAGTGTTGAATCGAATTCGAGTTTCTACAGCATCCTAGGACGATCCACCTATGGAGGAAGCTCCCACTCTTCTACATCCCTG TATGATATAACCGATGGAGACGAAGAAGGCCTATCTGGGGGTAACATCACTGAACAAGAG aatcaaaatcttgaacTAGAGGTGAGAAGATTGAGACTCGAACTGCAACATTTTAATGCAACCATGGGGAGAGACACT GCCCCTCATCATCAAGCTGCCCACGAATCCGAAAAGCTGGAGGAAACAAAGGTAGCAAGAGAGATGCTTAGGGAATTATCTGAGATGGATAAGCAGAAAACACAGAGTGCCATCCACGCAAACGAAGCGGCACATCGTCTTGCTGAAATAGAGAAGCAGAAGAGAAGACTCGTGGAGATGCAAGCCAAGTTCAACGAACAGAACATGTCCAACACCGTATCCTACAGACGGTACAGCATCAAAGACGTCGAAGACGCGACCGACGGCTTCTCAGACGCTCTAAAGATCGGGGAAGGAGGGTACGGACCCGTGTTCAAAGCCGTTCTTGAAAACACTTCCGTGGCCATCAAAATCTTGAAGTCAGACGTCTCACAAGGCCTTAAGCAGTTCCAACAAGAGGTTGAGGTTTTAAGCTGCATGAGACACCCTAACATGGTGATCCTCCTCGGTGCTTGTCCCGAGTATGGTTGCCTTGTGTATGAGTATATGGAGAACGGAACGTTAGAAGACCGGCTATTCTGTAAAGACAATACTCCACCGTTGTCTTGGAGAGCACGGTTCAGGATCGCTGCTGAGATTGCCACGGGACTTTTATTCCTTCACCAGGCTAAACCTGAGCCGCTGGTGCATCGAGATTTGAAGCCGGCAAACATTCTTCTAGACGGGCATATGATTAGCAAGATCAGTGACGTTGGTTTGGCTCGGTTGGTGCCTCCTGCTGTTGCTGATAGCTTCACCCATTACCACATGACTGCTGCAGCCG GTACGTTCTGTTACATTGACCCTGAGTACCAGCAAACGGGAATGCTTGGAGTGAAGTCAGACTTGTACTCATTCGGTGTGGTGCTTCTGCAAATCCTCACAGCGATGCCAGCAATGGGATTAAGCCATAGAGTAGAGCAAGGGATCGAGAAAAATAGACTCAGAGAAGTTCTGGATCCCAGAATATCAGACTGGCCTGAAGAAGAGACGCTGGTGCTAGCTCAACTGGCTTTGCAGTGCTGCGAGTTGCGGAAAAAGGACAGACCTGATCTTGCTACCGTTCTGTTGCCTGCACTGAGCAAGCTAAGAGAGTTTGCAACGGGGGATCATGAAGTACATAGCTCTGGTAGGACATCTTCTGTGTCACGTGCTCACAATTCAGTTCCTCGTTCCCCAATATCTTCTTCCTCTCAG ACAGAGGATGCATACTGA
- the LOC106391538 gene encoding telomere repeat-binding factor 4-like isoform X1, with translation MGNQKLKWTEEEEEALLAGVRKHGPGKWKNILRDPEFAGQLSNRSNIDLKDKWRNLSVAPDIQGSKDKVRTPKIKAAAFQLAAVAAASTPSPSSNHSPVPPLPRSGSDLSIDDSCNFMVDAKNAPRYDGMIFEALSSLTDANGSDVTAIYNFIVQKGHEVPPNFKRILGSRLRRLASQGKLEKVSQLKSGTQNFYKMNNHSFMAMRTPVVARPKEVNVKPRQANSQGLTVSQEKVDHAAGTAAFKFVEVDEKLELLNAAVEERDRMIELAEQAELILLLAEELHKECSEGKIVALN, from the exons ATGGGAAACCAGAAGCTTAAGTggacggaggaggaggaagaggcgTTGCTCGCAGGTGTTAGGAAGCATGGTCCCGGGAAGTGGAAGAATATTCTCCGAGATCCTGAGTTTGCTGGTCAGCTCTCTAATCGCTCCAATATTGACTTAAAG GATAAATGGCGTAATTTAAGTGTTGCCCCTGATATTCAAGGCTCAAAGGATAAGGTACGGACACCAAAGATCAAAGCTGCTGCCTTTCAGCTGGCGGCGGTTGCAGCTGCCAGTACTCCATCTCCTAGTTCCAACCATTCTCCAGTTCCTCCCCTTCCTCGTAGTGGATCTGATTTGAGCATTGATGACAGTTGTAACTTTATGGTTGATGCAAAGAATGCTCCCAG gtATGATGGGATGATATTCGAAGCTCTTTCATCGTTGACGGATGCTAATGGATCTGATGTCACTGCAATTTACAACTTCATCGTG CAAAAAGGACATGAAGTGCCACCGAACTTTAAAAGGATCCTGGGTTCAAGATTGAGGAGGCTTGCTTCTCAGGGCAAACTTGAAAAGGTTAGCCAGTTAAAATCAGGA ACGCAGAACTTCTACAAGATGAATAATCACAGCTTCATGGCGATGAGAACGCCAGTTGTAGCGAGGCCAAAAGAGGTGAATGTGAAACCTCGGCAGGCGAACAGTCAAGGACTCACGGTTTCGCAGGAGAAGGTTGATCACGCTGCAGGAACCGCAGCGTTTAAGTTCGTGGAGGTGGACGAAAAATTAGAGCTGCTCAATGCAGCTGTTGAAGAAAGGGATAGGATGATAGAGCTGGCGGAACAAGCGGAGTTGATTCTACTGTTGGCAGAAGAGTTGCACAAAGAAT GTTCTGAGGGGAAGATTGTGGCTTTGAATTGA
- the LOC106391538 gene encoding telomere repeat-binding factor 4-like isoform X2, translated as MGNQKLKWTEEEEEALLAGVRKHGPGKWKNILRDPEFAGQLSNRSNIDLKDKWRNLSVAPDIQGSKDKVRTPKIKAAAFQLAAVAAASTPSPSSNHSPVPPLPRSGSDLSIDDSCNFMVDAKNAPRYDGMIFEALSSLTDANGSDVTAIYNFIVQKGHEVPPNFKRILGSRLRRLASQGKLEKTQNFYKMNNHSFMAMRTPVVARPKEVNVKPRQANSQGLTVSQEKVDHAAGTAAFKFVEVDEKLELLNAAVEERDRMIELAEQAELILLLAEELHKECSEGKIVALN; from the exons ATGGGAAACCAGAAGCTTAAGTggacggaggaggaggaagaggcgTTGCTCGCAGGTGTTAGGAAGCATGGTCCCGGGAAGTGGAAGAATATTCTCCGAGATCCTGAGTTTGCTGGTCAGCTCTCTAATCGCTCCAATATTGACTTAAAG GATAAATGGCGTAATTTAAGTGTTGCCCCTGATATTCAAGGCTCAAAGGATAAGGTACGGACACCAAAGATCAAAGCTGCTGCCTTTCAGCTGGCGGCGGTTGCAGCTGCCAGTACTCCATCTCCTAGTTCCAACCATTCTCCAGTTCCTCCCCTTCCTCGTAGTGGATCTGATTTGAGCATTGATGACAGTTGTAACTTTATGGTTGATGCAAAGAATGCTCCCAG gtATGATGGGATGATATTCGAAGCTCTTTCATCGTTGACGGATGCTAATGGATCTGATGTCACTGCAATTTACAACTTCATCGTG CAAAAAGGACATGAAGTGCCACCGAACTTTAAAAGGATCCTGGGTTCAAGATTGAGGAGGCTTGCTTCTCAGGGCAAACTTGAAAAG ACGCAGAACTTCTACAAGATGAATAATCACAGCTTCATGGCGATGAGAACGCCAGTTGTAGCGAGGCCAAAAGAGGTGAATGTGAAACCTCGGCAGGCGAACAGTCAAGGACTCACGGTTTCGCAGGAGAAGGTTGATCACGCTGCAGGAACCGCAGCGTTTAAGTTCGTGGAGGTGGACGAAAAATTAGAGCTGCTCAATGCAGCTGTTGAAGAAAGGGATAGGATGATAGAGCTGGCGGAACAAGCGGAGTTGATTCTACTGTTGGCAGAAGAGTTGCACAAAGAAT GTTCTGAGGGGAAGATTGTGGCTTTGAATTGA
- the LOC106395085 gene encoding mitochondrial import inner membrane translocase subunit TIM23-1-like: MATTDHTSSDESSRLYHPYQHFNVPINAQHLYKLPTSPEYLFTEESLKKRRSWGENLTFYTGTGYLGGSLAGAASGFFSGVRSFEYGDTAKLKVNRILNSSGHAGRSLGCRIGVVGLIYAGIESGVVAYTDRDDAWTKVVAGFGTGAVFRAARGVRAAAVAGVLGGMASGAFVAGKRVLKRYAYI; encoded by the coding sequence ATGGCGACGACCGATCACACCTCCTCCGACGAAAGCTCCCGCCTTTACCATCCTTACCAGCACTTCAACGTCCCGATCAACGCTCAGCACCTCTACAAGCTCCCCACCTCCCCCGAGTACCTCTTCACCGAAGAGTCCCTCAAAAAGCGCCGATCTTGGGGGGAGAATCTCACCTTCTACACGGGCACGGGCTACCTCGGCGGATCCCTAGCCGGAGCCGCTTCCGGGTTCTTCTCCGGCGTCAGGAGCTTCGAGTACGGAGACACGGCGAAGCTGAAGGTGAACAGGATCCTGAACTCGTCTGGCCACGCGGGACGCTCGTTGGGGTGTAGGATTGGTGTTGTGGGTTTGATCTACGCCGGGATTGAGAGTGGAGTCGTGGCGTATACGGATAGGGATGACGCGTGGACGAAGGTGGTGGCGGGGTTTGGAACTGGGGCGGTGTTTAGGGCGGCGCGTGGGGTGAGAGCTGCGGCTGTGGCGGGTGTGCTTGGAGGGATGGCGTCTGGTGCGTTTGTGGCGGGGAAGAGGGTTTTGAAGCGTTATGCTTACATATGA